In one Lolium rigidum isolate FL_2022 chromosome 3, APGP_CSIRO_Lrig_0.1, whole genome shotgun sequence genomic region, the following are encoded:
- the LOC124701080 gene encoding CBL-interacting protein kinase 9: MAEGRRTTRVGRYELGKTIGEGSFAKVKIARDTRDGSTCAIKVLDRNHVLRHKMVEQIKREIATMKLIRHPNVVQLHEVMASKTKIYMVLDFVDGGELFDKIVNSGRLGEDEARRYFHQLINAVDYCHSRGVYHRDLKPENLLLDSYGALKVSDFGLSAFAPQTKEDGLLHTACGTPNYVAPEVLADKGYDGMAADVWSCGIILFVLMAGYLPFDDPNLMTLYKMITRANVSCPPWLSTGARNLIKRIIDPNPRTRITIAEILEDEWFKKDYKPPQFEQNEDVSLEDVDAAFNSSEEHLVAEKREKPESMNAFALISRSQGFNLGNLFEKEMMGLVKRETSFASQRTPQEIVSKIEEACGPLGFNVRKQNYKMKLKGDKTGRKGHLSVATEVFEVAPSLHMVELRKTGGDTLEFHSFYKSFSTELKDIVWKSESDTITKQKR, from the exons ATGGCGGAGGGGAGGAGGACGACGCGGGTAGGGCGGTACGAGCTGGGCAAGACCATCGGCGAGGGCAGCTTCGCCAAGGTCAAGATCGCCAGGGACACCCGCGACGGCAGCACCTGCGCCATCAAGGTCCTCGATCGCAACCACGTCCTCCGCCACAAGATGGTCGAGCAG ATTAAACGGGAGATTGCCACAATGAAGCTAATAAGACATCCAAATGTCGTCCAGTTGCACGAG GTTATGGCAAGCAAAACAAAGATATACATGGTTCTTGACTTTGTTGACGGAGGAGAGCTCTTTGATAAAATC GTCAATTCTGGGAGGCTAGGGGAAGATGAAGCAAGAAGATACTTCCACCAACTTATAAATGCAGTTGATTATTGTCATAGTCGTGGAGTGTACCATAGAGATCTCAAG CCAGAAAATCTGCTCCTTGACTCATATGGAGCTCTCAAAGTCTCAGACTTTGGTCTCAGTGCATTCGCACCACAAACAAAA GAGGATGGACTTCTGCATACTGCTTGTGGAACTCCAAATTATGTTGCACCTGAG GTTCTTGCTGATAAAGGTTATGATGGTATGGCTGCTGACGTGTGGTCCTGCGGCATAATCTTATTTGTTCTTATGGCTGGGTATTTGCCCTTTGATGACCCCAACTTGATGACTCTGTATAAAATG ATCACTAGAGCTAATGTTTCTTGTCCACCATGGTTGTCTACCGGTGCAAGGAATCTTATTAAGCGCATTATCGATCCCAATCCTCGGACT AGGATAACAATTGCAGAAATTCTAGAAGATGAATGGTTCAAAAAGGACTATAAACCGCCACAGTTTGAGCAAAATGAAGATGTGAGCCTTGAAGATGTTGATGCCGCATTCAATAGTTCCGAG GAACATCTTGTGGCTGAGAAAAGAGAGAAACCAGAATCCATGAATGCATTTGCTCTTATTTCAAGGTCGCAGGGATTCAACCTTGGAAATTTGTTTGAGAAAGAGATGATG GGATTGGTAAAACGGGAAACATCCTTCGCGTCCCAGCGTACACCACAAGAGATTGTGTCAAAAATAGAGGAAGCATGCGGGCCTCTTGGTTTCAATGTGCGGAAACAAAATTATAAG ATGAAACTGAAAGGTGACAAGACTGGAAGGAAAGGCCATTTATCTGTAGCAACAGAG GTTTTTGAGGTTGCTCCATCACTCCATATGGTTGAGCTTCGTAAAACTGGAGGCGACACCTTGGAGTTTCACAGT TTCTACAAGAGTTTCTCAACGGAATtaaaagacatagtttggaaatcTGAATCTGACACAATTACAAAACAGAAACG ATAA